In a genomic window of Pseudoxanthomonas indica:
- a CDS encoding YbaB/EbfC family nucleoid-associated protein, protein MRGNIAQLMQQAQKMQENLQRAQEELAKLEITGNAGGGMVSVTLTGAKECRKVRIDPSVLGDQEMLEDLVAAAFNDASNKIDAESKSRMGAATAGMPMPPGMKLPF, encoded by the coding sequence ATGCGTGGAAACATCGCTCAGCTCATGCAGCAGGCCCAGAAGATGCAGGAGAACCTGCAGCGTGCGCAGGAAGAACTGGCCAAGCTGGAAATCACCGGCAACGCCGGCGGCGGCATGGTCAGCGTGACCCTCACCGGCGCCAAGGAATGCCGCAAGGTGCGCATCGATCCGTCCGTGCTCGGTGACCAGGAAATGCTGGAAGATCTGGTGGCCGCTGCGTTCAATGATGCCAGCAACAAGATCGACGCCGAATCCAAGTCGCGCATGGGCGCCGCCACCGCCGGCATGCCGATGCCGCCGGGCATGAAGCTGCCGTTCTAA
- a CDS encoding arylsulfatase, producing the protein MFPTTLNGKKFKVKLDGYNFAPYFQGKEKKGPRESVFYFDQGGNLNAVRFQDWKLSFAVQAHGNIATGSRTVTNWALIANLRMDPYERGMEDGGGAVDFLARQMWLIVPVMGAIKSFFSDFMDYPYQAGSSLNAGSINYSLIRQTDALKRLKELESLHPSS; encoded by the coding sequence ATGTTCCCCACCACGCTCAACGGCAAGAAGTTCAAGGTCAAACTGGACGGATACAACTTCGCGCCGTATTTCCAGGGCAAGGAAAAGAAGGGCCCGCGCGAGTCCGTGTTCTACTTCGACCAGGGCGGCAACCTCAACGCGGTGCGCTTCCAGGATTGGAAGCTGAGCTTTGCCGTGCAGGCGCACGGCAACATCGCCACCGGCTCGCGTACGGTGACCAACTGGGCACTGATTGCCAACCTGCGCATGGACCCCTACGAGCGCGGCATGGAAGACGGCGGCGGCGCGGTGGACTTCCTGGCCCGGCAGATGTGGCTGATCGTGCCGGTGATGGGCGCCATCAAATCGTTCTTCTCCGATTTCATGGACTACCCGTACCAGGCGGGCAGCTCGTTGAATGCAGGCAGCATCAACTACAGCCTGATTCGGCAGACCGATGCGTTGAAACGGCTCAAGGAGTTGGAGTCGTTGCATCCGAGCAGCTGA
- a CDS encoding Slp family lipoprotein, translating to MKLRLLCLAGTVALLGACATAPKPLQGTFTEVTPQDAVANAQVGAQVRWGGRIIETTPRADATCFQLVSRPLTGTGRPSSDSPDATQGRFLACRAGFYDPAVFAPGRDVTFVGRVDGYEVTRIGEYDARLPKLNADVVYLWPEVREVEVIGSPFYDPWYGPYWGPRWGYWGWW from the coding sequence ATGAAGCTTCGACTGCTCTGCCTTGCCGGTACCGTCGCCCTGCTGGGTGCCTGTGCCACTGCCCCCAAGCCGTTGCAGGGGACGTTTACCGAGGTCACGCCGCAGGATGCCGTGGCCAATGCCCAGGTCGGCGCGCAGGTGCGCTGGGGCGGTCGCATCATCGAGACCACGCCGCGCGCCGATGCCACCTGCTTCCAGTTGGTCTCGCGTCCGCTCACCGGCACCGGCCGGCCGTCATCGGATTCGCCCGACGCCACCCAGGGCCGCTTCCTCGCCTGCCGCGCCGGCTTCTACGATCCGGCGGTGTTCGCGCCAGGCCGTGACGTGACCTTCGTTGGACGCGTGGATGGCTACGAAGTCACCCGCATCGGTGAGTACGACGCCCGCCTGCCCAAGTTGAACGCCGACGTGGTGTACCTGTGGCCGGAAGTGCGCGAAGTGGAAGTGATCGGTTCGCCCTTCTATGACCCGTGGTATGGCCCGTACTGGGGCCCGCGCTGGGGTTACTGGGGCTGGTGGTGA
- a CDS encoding MoaD/ThiS family protein translates to MTELTVRYFASLRDAAGIESEIVGTQARGLRELYEELRARHGFVWTPAHLRVAVDGDFAGWDDVPRAGSDVAFIPPVSGG, encoded by the coding sequence GTGACCGAACTGACCGTGCGCTACTTCGCCAGCCTGCGCGATGCCGCCGGCATCGAATCCGAGATCGTCGGCACCCAGGCCCGCGGCCTGCGCGAGCTGTACGAAGAACTGCGCGCCCGTCACGGGTTTGTCTGGACGCCGGCGCATCTGCGCGTGGCGGTGGACGGCGACTTCGCCGGCTGGGATGACGTCCCGCGCGCCGGCAGCGACGTGGCCTTCATTCCGCCGGTGAGCGGAGGCTGA
- a CDS encoding molybdenum cofactor biosynthesis protein MoaE, whose translation MARFSISDRAIEIAPLRAALIDPRAGAFASFEGWVRDNNDGQSVNGLRYEAYVALAEKEGERILEEALERFQAIDARCVHRVGDLAIGEMAVWVGVSAGHRDGAFAACRWIIDEVKARVPIWKHEHYASGDAGWLHPTPPPA comes from the coding sequence ATGGCGCGCTTTTCCATCAGCGACCGCGCCATCGAGATCGCGCCGTTGCGCGCGGCACTCATTGATCCGCGTGCCGGCGCCTTCGCCAGCTTTGAAGGCTGGGTACGTGACAACAACGACGGTCAGTCGGTCAACGGCCTGCGTTACGAAGCCTATGTCGCGCTCGCGGAAAAGGAAGGCGAACGCATTCTGGAAGAAGCACTCGAGCGCTTCCAGGCAATCGACGCGCGCTGCGTGCATCGGGTCGGCGACCTGGCGATTGGCGAGATGGCGGTGTGGGTGGGCGTGAGCGCCGGCCATCGCGATGGCGCCTTCGCCGCCTGCCGCTGGATCATCGACGAGGTCAAGGCGCGCGTGCCGATCTGGAAGCACGAGCACTACGCCAGCGGCGACGCCGGCTGGCTGCATCCCACACCACCACCTGCCTGA
- a CDS encoding glutamine amidotransferase-related protein has product MKQALALRHVDFEDLGTLAGVLEQRGYHIRHADPARDDLSALRREEPDLLIVLGGPMRATDVAGYPFLGEEAQWLRDRRAAARPSIGVCLGAQVMAVAAGGDVAPMGLNEIGMGTVSITPAGQGTLLRLLADAPVLHWHGDGIALPAGEVSLASTGPCAVQAFELSGHQLGLQFHLEADLDRITEWTTGHAEEVAQAGLDGKVIAAAAKAQAQAMKAASEAFFATWLDGLPA; this is encoded by the coding sequence ATGAAACAAGCACTCGCCCTGCGTCATGTCGACTTCGAAGACCTCGGCACCCTGGCCGGAGTACTGGAGCAGCGCGGCTACCACATACGCCATGCCGACCCCGCGCGCGACGATCTGTCCGCGCTGCGCCGCGAGGAACCCGACCTGCTGATCGTGCTGGGCGGCCCCATGCGCGCCACCGACGTGGCGGGGTATCCGTTTCTTGGCGAGGAAGCACAGTGGCTGCGCGATCGCCGCGCGGCCGCGCGGCCCTCCATTGGCGTCTGCCTGGGCGCGCAGGTGATGGCCGTGGCGGCCGGCGGCGACGTGGCGCCGATGGGGCTGAATGAAATCGGCATGGGCACCGTCAGCATCACGCCGGCCGGGCAGGGGACCTTGCTGCGGCTGCTGGCCGATGCGCCGGTGCTGCATTGGCATGGGGATGGGATCGCGCTGCCGGCCGGTGAGGTGTCGCTGGCTTCGACCGGGCCATGCGCTGTGCAGGCGTTCGAGTTGTCGGGGCATCAGCTGGGGCTGCAGTTCCACCTGGAAGCGGATCTGGATCGGATCACCGAGTGGACGACGGGTCATGCAGAAGAGGTGGCGCAGGCGGGGCTGGATGGCAAAGTGATTGCGGCGGCTGCGAAGGCCCAGGCCCAGGCCATGAAGGCAGCGTCGGAGGCTTTCTTCGCCACCTGGCTGGATGGGTTGCCGGCATGA
- the recR gene encoding recombination mediator RecR, whose translation MSASLLEQLIESLRVLPGVGQKTAQRMAYHLLEREREGGRHLSAILAESIEKIGHCAQCRDFTEGELCAICASGSRDRHLLCCVESPADRLAIEQATGYRGVYYILQGRLSPLDGIGPRELGLDKLGERLQQGEVSELIIATNPTVEGEATAHYLAQLARQHGVTPSRLAHGVPLGGELEYVDRGTLSHAFGSRSEMV comes from the coding sequence ATGAGCGCTTCGCTGCTGGAACAACTGATCGAGTCGTTACGCGTGCTGCCTGGCGTGGGCCAGAAGACCGCGCAGCGCATGGCCTACCATTTGCTGGAGCGAGAACGCGAGGGTGGCAGGCACTTGTCGGCGATCCTGGCCGAGTCGATCGAGAAGATCGGTCACTGCGCGCAATGCCGCGATTTTACCGAGGGCGAGCTCTGCGCCATCTGCGCCAGCGGCAGCCGCGATCGGCATCTGCTGTGCTGCGTGGAGTCGCCGGCCGATCGGCTGGCGATCGAGCAGGCCACCGGCTACCGCGGGGTGTATTACATCCTGCAAGGGCGGCTGTCGCCGCTCGATGGCATCGGCCCGCGCGAGCTCGGCCTGGACAAGCTGGGCGAGCGCTTGCAGCAGGGCGAGGTCAGCGAGCTCATCATCGCCACCAATCCCACCGTGGAAGGCGAGGCCACCGCGCACTACCTGGCGCAGCTGGCCCGCCAGCATGGCGTCACCCCGAGCCGGCTGGCACATGGCGTGCCGCTGGGCGGCGAACTGGAATACGTGGATCGCGGCACGCTCTCGCATGCCTTCGGTTCGCGCAGCGAAATGGTCTGA
- a CDS encoding histidine triad nucleotide-binding protein: MADNNTLFGKIIRREIPATIVYEDDDVLAFKDIAPQAPVHVLFVPKNELIPTMDDLQPAQAALVGKLVLAAAEYARREGFAQDGYRVVINCREHAGQTVFHLHLHLLAGGHLGRFGTPH; this comes from the coding sequence ATGGCTGACAACAACACCCTGTTCGGCAAGATCATCCGCCGCGAAATTCCAGCCACCATCGTCTACGAAGACGACGACGTGCTGGCCTTCAAGGACATCGCCCCGCAGGCGCCGGTGCACGTGCTGTTCGTGCCGAAGAACGAGCTGATCCCGACCATGGATGATCTGCAGCCCGCGCAGGCCGCGCTGGTCGGCAAGCTGGTCCTGGCCGCCGCCGAATACGCGCGCCGCGAAGGCTTTGCCCAGGACGGCTATCGCGTGGTGATCAATTGCCGCGAGCATGCCGGGCAGACGGTGTTCCACCTGCACCTGCATCTGCTGGCAGGCGGCCATCTGGGCCGCTTCGGTACCCCGCACTAG
- the dnaX gene encoding DNA polymerase III subunit gamma/tau translates to MSYLVLARKWRPKRFAELVGQEHVVRALTNALDTGRVHHAFLFTGTRGVGKTTIARIFAKSLNCEKGTSADPCGECGACRDIDAGRYIDLLEIDAASNTGVDDVREVIENAQYMPSRGKFKVYLIDEVHMLSKAAFNALLKTLEEPPEHVKFLLATTDPQKLPVTVLSRCLQFNLKRLDEPQIGGQITRILAAEGIEADEGAVRQIAHAADGSLRDGLSLLDQAIAYAGGALRDDGVRTMLGTVDRTQVGAMLDALAEGDGDRLLKVIAALADFSPDWDGVLDALAEALHRVQVRQLVPGAATELEGIDADNFAERLRPEVVQLWYQMALGGRRDLPLAPSARAGFEMTVLRMLAFRPAAGGEGKREAAPANAGSGRATASTSTASAAPTASANTASAPKPASPATVAPANGHDSPPWPEPEATHQRQPIAPSQATAPPPVERAAPVAPRPAPVATPAATAPTNEPAAVEASFSSDIGITNAEVWLHFASSNELKGATRQLVENAAFAGYSHGVLQLSLDAGFDYLRSDRAVRDLGEAIAQRYGVAPKISFLGAAQGSETLRQRSDRERGEQQVSAEQDFLQHPDVQRLMQQHGAKVVPDSIRPYEE, encoded by the coding sequence ATGTCCTATCTCGTCCTCGCCCGCAAGTGGCGTCCCAAGCGCTTCGCCGAGCTGGTGGGGCAGGAACACGTGGTCCGCGCGCTCACCAATGCGCTGGATACCGGCCGCGTCCACCATGCCTTCCTGTTCACCGGTACCCGCGGGGTCGGCAAGACCACCATCGCGCGCATCTTTGCCAAATCGCTGAACTGCGAGAAGGGCACCAGCGCCGATCCCTGTGGTGAATGCGGGGCCTGCCGCGATATCGACGCCGGCCGCTACATCGACCTGCTGGAAATCGACGCCGCCTCCAATACCGGCGTGGACGATGTCCGCGAGGTCATCGAGAACGCGCAGTACATGCCCTCGCGCGGCAAGTTCAAGGTCTACCTGATCGACGAAGTGCACATGCTGTCCAAGGCGGCGTTCAACGCGCTGCTGAAGACGCTGGAAGAGCCGCCGGAACACGTCAAGTTCCTGCTGGCCACCACTGATCCGCAGAAGCTGCCGGTGACCGTGCTCTCGCGCTGCCTGCAGTTCAACCTCAAGCGCCTGGACGAGCCGCAGATTGGCGGTCAGATCACCAGAATCCTCGCCGCCGAAGGCATCGAGGCCGACGAAGGCGCCGTGCGCCAGATCGCCCACGCCGCCGATGGCAGCCTGCGCGACGGCCTGTCGCTGCTGGACCAGGCCATTGCCTATGCCGGCGGCGCGCTGCGCGATGACGGCGTGCGCACCATGCTGGGCACGGTCGACCGCACCCAGGTCGGCGCCATGCTCGATGCGCTGGCCGAAGGCGATGGCGATCGCCTGTTGAAGGTCATCGCGGCGCTGGCCGACTTCTCGCCCGACTGGGACGGCGTACTCGATGCGCTGGCCGAAGCCCTGCACCGCGTGCAGGTGCGGCAGCTGGTGCCCGGTGCGGCCACCGAGCTGGAAGGCATTGATGCCGACAACTTCGCCGAGCGCCTGCGCCCGGAAGTGGTGCAGCTCTGGTACCAGATGGCCCTGGGTGGCCGTCGTGACTTGCCGCTGGCGCCGAGTGCGCGCGCCGGCTTTGAAATGACTGTGCTGCGCATGCTGGCCTTCCGTCCCGCCGCAGGCGGCGAGGGCAAGCGTGAGGCGGCGCCGGCGAATGCTGGCAGTGGTCGCGCAACTGCTTCAACGAGCACGGCGTCTGCCGCGCCGACTGCCAGCGCCAACACCGCATCGGCTCCAAAACCTGCAAGCCCGGCCACCGTCGCGCCCGCCAACGGCCATGACAGCCCGCCCTGGCCGGAACCGGAAGCCACGCACCAGCGCCAACCGATTGCGCCGTCGCAGGCCACTGCGCCGCCGCCGGTCGAACGCGCCGCGCCGGTTGCGCCGCGTCCTGCGCCCGTCGCGACGCCGGCGGCTACGGCCCCCACCAACGAACCCGCCGCGGTCGAAGCCAGCTTCTCCTCCGACATCGGCATCACCAACGCCGAAGTCTGGCTGCACTTCGCCAGCAGCAACGAGCTCAAGGGCGCGACCCGCCAGCTGGTGGAAAACGCGGCCTTCGCCGGCTACTCCCACGGCGTGCTGCAACTGTCGCTGGACGCGGGCTTCGACTACCTGCGTTCGGATCGCGCGGTGCGCGACCTGGGCGAAGCCATCGCGCAGCGTTACGGCGTAGCGCCGAAAATCAGCTTCCTGGGCGCGGCCCAGGGCAGCGAGACCTTGCGCCAGCGCAGCGACCGCGAGCGCGGCGAGCAGCAGGTCTCGGCCGAACAGGATTTCCTGCAACACCCGGACGTGCAGCGCCTGATGCAACAGCACGGCGCCAAGGTCGTCCCGGATTCCATCCGTCCTTACGAAGAGTAG
- a CDS encoding beta-propeller fold lactonase family protein: MGTVRRLGSLLTLLATFGTASAADLLVSNQAGDSVWRLSAQHGRQLGEFRTGDSPHEIAVSPDGKRAVVSNYGGVRSGNTLSVLDLHGGKATTTIDLGLNSAPHGVQFIGDHEVAVTTEGSGNLVVVNVDEGRVERVIPIGNGVGHMLVLSADDRYAYVTKIAKGTVSRVDLKLGTVLQERVAGKGAEGLALRPDAAELWVANRDEGTITVHDPNTLAVKRRMSSRGFPLRIAFSDDGKLAFVINSGVSELLVLDTGTRLPIARVPLARAGLPILDTALGRGPLPIGIAIDPRQPRAYIAVSGVDRIAVVDTEKWQVIDYWVTGREPGGVVLVR, encoded by the coding sequence ATGGGGACCGTCCGCCGACTGGGGAGTCTGCTGACATTGCTGGCCACGTTCGGCACGGCCTCGGCCGCCGATCTGCTGGTCAGCAACCAGGCCGGCGACAGCGTCTGGCGTTTGTCGGCACAGCACGGACGCCAACTCGGCGAGTTCCGCACCGGCGACTCACCGCACGAAATCGCCGTGTCGCCGGATGGCAAGCGCGCCGTGGTCAGCAACTACGGCGGTGTGCGCAGCGGCAATACGCTGTCGGTGCTGGACCTGCACGGCGGCAAGGCGACCACCACCATCGACCTGGGCTTGAACAGCGCGCCGCATGGGGTGCAGTTCATCGGCGACCACGAGGTGGCCGTCACCACCGAAGGCAGCGGCAACCTGGTGGTGGTCAACGTGGACGAAGGCCGGGTCGAGCGCGTCATCCCCATCGGCAACGGGGTCGGCCACATGCTCGTGCTGTCGGCCGATGATCGCTACGCCTACGTCACCAAGATCGCCAAGGGCACCGTCAGCCGCGTCGACCTCAAGCTGGGCACGGTGCTGCAGGAGCGCGTGGCGGGGAAGGGCGCCGAAGGCCTGGCGCTGCGTCCGGATGCGGCGGAACTGTGGGTGGCCAATCGCGACGAAGGCACGATCACCGTGCATGACCCGAACACCCTGGCGGTCAAGCGGCGCATGTCCAGTCGCGGGTTTCCGCTGCGCATCGCCTTTTCCGACGACGGCAAACTGGCCTTCGTGATCAACTCCGGTGTGTCCGAACTGCTGGTGCTCGATACCGGCACCCGCTTGCCGATCGCCCGCGTGCCGCTGGCGCGGGCGGGGCTGCCGATCCTGGATACCGCATTGGGCCGTGGCCCGCTGCCGATCGGCATTGCCATCGATCCGCGCCAACCGCGTGCCTACATCGCCGTCAGTGGGGTGGACCGCATCGCCGTGGTCGACACCGAAAAATGGCAAGTCATCGACTACTGGGTCACCGGCCGCGAGCCGGGTGGCGTGGTGCTGGTTCGCTAG
- the moaC gene encoding cyclic pyranopterin monophosphate synthase MoaC has translation MTSPSTPTLTHLDEAGRPAMVDVSAKVVTAREASASCRVQFPADVAAQLHANGLRSAKGGIVDTAIIAGTMAVKRTHELIPFCHPLPIDGCRLAMAWEGDDALNIECTVKTTHRTGVEMEALTGATVAALTVYDMCKALSHDIVLGPARLLGKRGGKRDVGAPA, from the coding sequence ATGACCTCACCTTCCACGCCCACGCTGACCCATCTGGATGAAGCAGGCCGCCCGGCCATGGTCGATGTATCGGCCAAGGTCGTGACCGCGCGCGAAGCCAGCGCCAGTTGCCGCGTGCAGTTTCCCGCCGACGTGGCGGCGCAGCTGCATGCCAATGGCCTGCGCAGCGCCAAGGGCGGCATCGTCGATACCGCCATCATCGCCGGCACCATGGCGGTCAAGCGCACCCACGAACTGATCCCGTTCTGCCATCCGCTGCCGATTGACGGCTGTCGTCTGGCCATGGCCTGGGAGGGCGATGACGCGTTGAACATCGAGTGCACCGTCAAGACCACCCACCGCACCGGCGTGGAGATGGAAGCGCTGACCGGCGCCACCGTCGCCGCTCTGACCGTCTACGACATGTGCAAGGCCTTGTCGCATGACATCGTGCTGGGTCCCGCGCGCCTGCTGGGCAAGCGCGGCGGCAAGCGCGATGTGGGAGCGCCGGCGTGA
- a CDS encoding class I SAM-dependent methyltransferase: MTGFTDPQAVARYAEGPVRQVPGFHGLQQMTTVLLAEHAPADGNVLVVGAGGGLELKVFAEGHAGWRFVGVDPSAEMLALARSTLGELAARVDLHEGYVDTAPEGPFDAATCLLTLHFLPAPERLHTLREIRRRLRPGAPLVVAHHSFPQSEPEKTRWLQRYAAFAAASGVPFANAANAIAAIGSKLPALSPEHDEALLHEAGFEDVALFYAGFTFRGWVARNPG; this comes from the coding sequence ATGACCGGTTTCACCGATCCACAAGCGGTCGCCCGTTACGCCGAAGGCCCCGTGCGCCAGGTGCCCGGCTTCCACGGCCTGCAGCAGATGACCACCGTGCTGCTGGCAGAACACGCTCCCGCCGATGGCAATGTGCTGGTGGTCGGCGCGGGTGGCGGCTTGGAGCTGAAAGTATTCGCGGAGGGCCACGCAGGCTGGCGCTTCGTGGGCGTCGACCCGTCGGCGGAGATGTTGGCGTTGGCGCGTTCGACCCTGGGCGAATTGGCGGCGCGCGTCGATCTGCACGAAGGCTATGTGGACACCGCACCGGAAGGTCCCTTCGATGCGGCGACCTGTCTGCTTACGCTGCACTTCCTGCCGGCGCCGGAGCGGCTGCATACCTTGCGCGAGATTCGCCGACGGTTGCGGCCGGGCGCGCCGCTGGTGGTGGCGCACCACAGCTTTCCGCAATCGGAGCCGGAAAAGACCCGCTGGCTGCAACGCTATGCGGCCTTCGCAGCCGCCTCGGGCGTGCCGTTTGCCAATGCCGCCAACGCCATTGCCGCCATCGGCAGCAAATTGCCCGCGCTCTCGCCGGAGCACGACGAGGCCCTGCTGCACGAGGCCGGCTTCGAGGACGTGGCGCTGTTCTATGCCGGGTTCACCTTCCGCGGCTGGGTGGCGCGCAATCCGGGTTAG
- a CDS encoding sulfatase-like hydrolase/transferase has product MASQPNILYFQVDNLGCGELSCYTGGPFRGTWTPHIDEFARGGTRLTNFAPEAQCTPSRSALLTGRHAIRSGTHSVPIGAEAGWGLVRWERTLADALSEAGYACAAYGKWHVGEGPGRWPTDKGFDEWYGPPRTYDEALWPADPWYDPARDPVSRMLEIRKGQAAPDEREQLTLDVRRDCDAEYLKRTNDFITRCVDNGAPFFVYFNHSLMHMPVLPRKEFEGRTGNGPWADSLAELDADFAQLLALLEATGVRDNTIVVFAGDNGPEEVTAWRGSPGAWRGSYFAGGEGNLRTPCIVQWPGQIPSGQVSNDIMHITDWFTTLLGAAGVHVPTDRVIDGVDQRAWLTGEAAHSQREGYLYWMGAELYGVKWRDFKLVLVQQLHLSDPPQRLATPRVINLLTDPHEREAFALPHLHSWTASHFNRLMAEFAESVKREPLTPAGAPIGHVP; this is encoded by the coding sequence ATGGCCAGCCAACCCAACATCCTCTATTTCCAGGTCGACAACCTGGGCTGCGGCGAGTTGAGCTGCTACACCGGCGGCCCGTTTCGCGGCACATGGACGCCACACATCGACGAATTCGCACGGGGCGGCACGCGGCTGACCAACTTCGCGCCCGAAGCGCAATGCACGCCCAGTCGTTCGGCGCTGCTCACCGGCCGGCACGCCATCCGTTCTGGCACTCATAGCGTACCCATCGGAGCGGAGGCCGGCTGGGGATTGGTGCGCTGGGAGCGCACCTTGGCCGACGCCTTGTCCGAAGCAGGCTACGCCTGCGCGGCCTACGGCAAGTGGCATGTGGGCGAAGGCCCCGGACGCTGGCCCACCGACAAGGGATTTGACGAGTGGTATGGACCGCCACGCACATACGACGAAGCACTCTGGCCCGCCGATCCCTGGTACGACCCTGCCCGCGATCCGGTGTCGCGCATGCTGGAAATACGCAAGGGACAGGCCGCTCCCGACGAACGCGAACAACTGACCCTCGATGTCAGGCGCGACTGCGATGCCGAGTACCTCAAAAGGACGAACGACTTCATTACCCGCTGCGTCGACAACGGTGCGCCCTTCTTCGTCTACTTCAATCACTCACTCATGCACATGCCGGTGTTGCCGCGCAAGGAGTTCGAAGGCCGCACCGGCAACGGTCCATGGGCTGACAGCCTGGCCGAGCTGGACGCGGATTTTGCCCAGCTGCTGGCGTTGCTGGAGGCCACTGGCGTGCGCGACAACACCATCGTCGTCTTTGCCGGCGACAACGGTCCGGAGGAAGTCACCGCATGGCGGGGTTCACCCGGTGCGTGGCGCGGCTCCTACTTCGCAGGAGGCGAAGGCAACCTGCGCACGCCCTGCATCGTGCAGTGGCCCGGACAGATCCCGTCGGGCCAGGTCAGCAACGACATCATGCATATCACCGATTGGTTCACCACCTTACTGGGTGCCGCGGGCGTCCACGTGCCCACGGACCGGGTGATTGATGGAGTCGATCAGCGGGCATGGTTGACCGGCGAAGCCGCGCATTCCCAACGCGAGGGCTATCTCTACTGGATGGGTGCGGAACTCTACGGAGTGAAGTGGCGCGATTTCAAACTCGTGCTCGTCCAGCAATTGCACCTGTCCGATCCGCCGCAACGGCTGGCGACCCCGCGCGTCATCAATCTGCTGACCGATCCGCACGAGCGCGAGGCGTTCGCCCTGCCGCATCTGCACTCCTGGACGGCCAGCCACTTCAATCGCTTGATGGCCGAGTTTGCGGAGAGCGTCAAGCGCGAGCCGCTCACTCCCGCGGGTGCACCGATTGGCCATGTGCCTTGA
- a CDS encoding energy transducer TonB, translating to MRKVKCDPATCSERPRFARGRTPHYPRKAFKKGRSGVVRVLCDVATNGRVVNLRILESTSEDFTESVEKALSDWQFVPAKFNGRAPSSPERSTTPRFR from the coding sequence ATGCGCAAGGTGAAGTGCGACCCGGCCACCTGCAGCGAACGCCCGCGTTTCGCGCGTGGCCGCACGCCGCACTATCCACGCAAGGCTTTCAAGAAGGGACGGTCCGGTGTGGTCAGGGTCCTGTGCGATGTCGCCACCAATGGAAGGGTCGTCAACCTGCGCATTCTCGAGTCGACGTCCGAAGATTTCACCGAGTCGGTCGAGAAAGCCCTGTCCGACTGGCAGTTCGTACCCGCCAAGTTCAATGGCCGGGCACCATCAAGCCCGGAACGGTCTACAACGCCCCGATTTCGTTGA